Sequence from the Mustela erminea isolate mMusErm1 chromosome 8, mMusErm1.Pri, whole genome shotgun sequence genome:
CTGCTGGTTGCCCCAGGGAAACGGAGGTGGGGCTCTGTTGCTTCACCAAGGGCCCCTGTAGCCCACACTCTGTCCTCGCGGGACAGTAACATCCCCAATGGATTCTCCTCCCTCCAGGTGGACAGATAGTGAGGATGCAGCCGCGACTACTGGAGGTGCGTGGCACCTGTTCCGAGTCTGGCCTCGAGGCCGTGTGGCCATGATGGGTGCCCCTCATGGCCTCAGCAGGAACCGAGCACTACAGTATTGGCCTCCGCCGGGGAAACAGCTTCAAGCAGAGTGGCCCCTCGGGCTCCGTGCCCGCCCGGCCACCAGAGAGACCctctgagggcagaggctgggcgCAGGCCCATCAGCAGGTGAAGCCAATCTGGAAGCTGGAGAGGAAGCACGTGGGGACACTGTCAGCGGGCTTGGGCCCTGGCGTCTTGGGTGTTCCACCGCAGCCAGCCTATTTCTTCTGCCCCAGTGCTTTATGTAGCTCGGGGCGCTCACCCGTCCTTGCGGGCCCCAGCAGCTCCTGTTACCTGCCCTCCCTCCCGGACCTGTTCAGCGGGACCCTGCTGTACCGCCGCGCCAGCTACCGGCACAAACCCTACCAGCAGCTGGAGTCCTTCTGCCTGCGCTCAGGCCTGCCGGAAAgaagacctctctctctccctcagaagaGCCTCCCCATCAGACTCACTGCCAATAAGGCCCCTTCTTTCATGTTCTCCCCCATGGCCAAGCCCATGGCATCCTCATCCACAGATCCATACCTCTCACTGGGAGCGGCCGGGGAAAACCCTTCGGGGAAGAGCCTGGCCTCTGCCATCTCAGGGAAGATCCCGTCTCCGCTCGCCGCCTCCTCTTCCTATAAGCCTACACTGAATAACAACTCCTTCATGCGGCCAAATAGCACTAAAGTGCCTTTATCGAAGGCCCCAGAGGGCCTGAAGCCAGTATCCTCCCCCATGATCCATCTTGTCCCCTGGCATCATTCGGGAGGCACCGGGGACTGTGTCCTCCAGCCTGTGGAACATAAGGTGCCCAAGAGCGATGGCACTGTCCTTGGTGAGGCCCCCACCCCTGGCACCCTGTCTGCCCCTAGCTCCTTAGACACTTTGACCACCAGCGTGGCCTCTGCCCCGTACACCCGGAGTCACTTAGTCACCAGAACAGAGCTGCCCCCCTGTGGCCTGGACGGCAGCTTTGTTTCTCAGGCTCTGGCTAAGGAAGTTCGGTTCACTGAGGCTGTGAGGAAGTTGACTGCAAGAGGCTTTGAGAAGACGCCAAGGCCAGGCGGCCAGTTTGAACAGGCTTGTTTCATGAGCCCCAGCTTGCAGTGTGATCTCCTCACCAGGAACCGGCAGTGGAAGTCTCCCGTGGTTGGCCAGCAGTTCCCTCCGGAGGATGCTGGAGCGAACAAGTGGGCCCTCCCTAGCACCTCGGAGACCTTGGAGTTGGACAGTACTGTCTTCTGCACCAAACGCATCAGCATTCACCTCCTTGCCTCACATGCCAGTACGGTCAGCCACAGCCCTGCCTGTGGATCTGCGATTGACCCCCCAGCACTTGGAGAAGACAAAACTCCCATCCTGCCTTCTCCCCCTCAGCCCCTTGGTGTAGCCGACGTGGCCACCCGCCTCTCTTCCATCCATCTGGGCCAGCTTGGGAAGGAGGGGCCCAAGGAAGCCAGGGGGCCAGACTCCCCTACTAGGAATAGCAGGTAAGTTAGAGAAAGTTTTCGATGCCTTTAGAGCAGTGGACTATGTACACCTTAATTTGGTGACCCTAACCCTGCGTCTCtgaaagtggttttattttttggctgCCCTGGCATTTTGGTTTCCAATTTAgggcagaggttggcaaactagACCAGCATGTGGGCCAAATCTTACCCACTGCgggcttttataaataaagttttattgaaatgcaGCCTCATCCATTCGTTTACTGCCGTCTGTGGCTACTTTCATGTCCCAGTGGTAGGATTGAGTAGTTGCAGCAAACTGAATGGCCCACAAAACTGAAAAGATTCACTATCTAGTCCTTTAGAGAAAGAGTTTGGCAGCCCTGCTTCAGGTTATAATCAGGAAGAGATAATGCCAAATATTGGGGCCTGCGACTTCTCTACTTAATTCCATACCAAAGCAGACTCTCTGTCATTCCTTGTTTGATAGCCATTTCAGAGTTAGGGCATACACAAACTTGGCTCCTTCTCTTGTGCCTTGTTACTTCTCTGGAATCTTGGTCCACCAAGGCCTTGTGCAGAATTCCGAGGTCTAGGGGCCTTTGAAGTCAATTACCAGACACTCATTGATGGTGTTTTATATGCAGAATTTTGCACTGATGTGCTATGAAGGAGAAGATGGGAGATGGAGTGCCTCCCTGCACAACAGGGGCTGTAGGGTTGAGGAACTATGGCTAGACTGAAACTCTGAGGGCCAGAAAAATGAGTTGTGAAATCTGGACAAGAGACAGCAAGTCGTCAAGTGGGGAGAAGATGAACACTGGGAGGTGATGGAGCGATGAGAATCTAGCTGTGACCTCTCTTACGGAGGTTGGGCTGGGGCATGATTCTTTCTTATAGTTCACCTGCAGACACGCAGCTAGACCTGGGTGAGGCTGAAGATCTAGAAGAAGAGCTAGTCGATGGTTTGGAGGACTGCTGCAGCCATGAtgagaatgaagaggaagagggTAAGTAAggagccctctcccctcccagctgGGAAGTGGTCACCACCCGCGAGAGAAGGGGGCTGACAGTTGTATGCTGGGTCCTTGACTCACTTTATCACCTGCAGTAATCATTTGCCTTATGGGTCTGAGGGTGGCAGTGGCTTCTAGGAAATTGGTACAGTAGCCCTGCGGTCCCCCAGTCTTCTTTCCTCTGTGCTACTGCCAAGCTCACGGAAGGCCGTGTGAGGCTGCATGTTGGTGCTCGTGGCTCTGCGGGAAGGCTGAGCTGGGATGCCCAAGGAAGCGCAGCCTGGGCGTGGTGGGTTTGTGTAGCAGCCTCTGCCAGTGGAACttctctgctctgtcccctccAGGAGACTCAGAATGCTCCTCGTTCAGTGCCGTGTCCACCAGCGAGTCGGTAGCAGTGATCTCCCGGTGAGTGTTGTGTCGATTGTTGGTACAGGCTTATTTGCTGTCCCTTTAAGGTTATAAagagaggggtgcttgggtggctcagtcagttgaacatccgaCTCTGGGTTCCAACTCTGATTAtggtctctgcactcagcagggagtctgctcgaaGATTCTTCCCCTCACCCTCACTTGCTCacctgtgcacacactctctctcaaataaagaaaataaatctttgaaaaatagaagATTATAAAGTCATTAATGGCCATGTTAACTATAACTCATTTTTACCAGATTTTGACATTTGGGACTTTAGTTTTCAAATAAGGACCAATAGAGGGGACTGGAAGCATATTTTATCGTTCAGGCTTAAAAATAGTACCATGTTTCTTAGGCTGCAGTTTGGTCGTTAGTTTCTAAGAAATTGTtccaagtaaaaagaaaagggtttCAAGCAGTGCTTAGAAAATTAATCAGGCGTTAATGGAGAAACACAATATTTGGCCAACCCACAAGGGTCATTGCCACCTTACATCATAAGTGTGCCCCACTATCAGACACAGTTCTGAGATGTACATATTTTTGTGTGAACGTAATCTTTGTCCCTCTGAGGTCAGTGTCCAGGAGTGCAGTTGCTGTGTCGTATGGTAGTTGCGTGTTtaattgttgtgtttttttaaagattttatttatttatttgagagagtgagcatgagggatgagcagacagggagggaggaggaaagaatctAGTGCAGAGTCCGACTCggagctggatctcacaaccctgagctcatgacctagttcactgactgaaccacccaagcgccccacttgtttagtttttttaGGAAACTGCCAaaacttttccagagtggctttaccattttacattcctgtcTTGTCTTATTTCTAAGCCTTAACTCCTTCTCCTTGATTTTCAGCAGTTATAAATTCTAATACTCCATAAATTAAaaagctttgaaataaaatattttggaaacgAGGAATTGAGAGTTGAATCCATGGAACTCTTTAGCTGAGAATTAATATTTAACTGGACccagtaacatttttaaataatcttaacGATTTCAAACAACCAAAGTGTTTTCCGTACTAGTGCCTATTTCTGTTGTGCTGCAAAATAACAGGTAGAATGGCTCTTTATAAGCTAAAGATTAATCTTAAATAGTAATCTTTGTGGGTCATGTCAGCTCAGCAGAGAGAGTGATAACTATTTTCTCCTTTACCACTGCTATTTAAAGACGTGCTCTGGGTCTCTCCTCCTGTACCCGATAGCTGAGGTGTTCAGTTTTTAGAGATCCCTGGAGATCGCCTTGGCTGCGCCATGGTCGGAGCAACGGTTGGACCCCAGCGGCCCACTGCTCCAGATTCCCAGTCCTGCGTTACCACACTGATGTCCCAGATCATTTCCAAAATGGAGAGCATCTGCACATCTTCAGATTAGCCTAAATATAAAATGAGTTAGAAGTAtccctatttctttcctttctgttgctttttcccgtttttctttttaaaactctctatACTTCTTCTTAGGtcttttctgctcttctt
This genomic interval carries:
- the TTLL4 gene encoding tubulin polyglutamylase TTLL4 isoform X1, whose translation is MASAGTEHYSIGLRRGNSFKQSGPSGSVPARPPERPSEGRGWAQAHQQVKPIWKLERKHVGTLSAGLGPGVLGVPPQPAYFFCPSALCSSGRSPVLAGPSSSCYLPSLPDLFSGTLLYRRASYRHKPYQQLESFCLRSGLPERRPLSLPQKSLPIRLTANKAPSFMFSPMAKPMASSSTDPYLSLGAAGENPSGKSLASAISGKIPSPLAASSSYKPTLNNNSFMRPNSTKVPLSKAPEGLKPVSSPMIHLVPWHHSGGTGDCVLQPVEHKVPKSDGTVLGEAPTPGTLSAPSSLDTLTTSVASAPYTRSHLVTRTELPPCGLDGSFVSQALAKEVRFTEAVRKLTARGFEKTPRPGGQFEQACFMSPSLQCDLLTRNRQWKSPVVGQQFPPEDAGANKWALPSTSETLELDSTVFCTKRISIHLLASHASTVSHSPACGSAIDPPALGEDKTPILPSPPQPLGVADVATRLSSIHLGQLGKEGPKEARGPDSPTRNSSSPADTQLDLGEAEDLEEELVDGLEDCCSHDENEEEEGDSECSSFSAVSTSESVAVISRSCAEILTKPLSSEKVVRPALVYSLFPNVPPTIYFGTRDERVEKLPWEQRKLLRWKMSTVTPNIVKQTIGRSHFKISKRNDDWLGCWGHHMKSPSFRSIREHQKLNHFPGSFQIGRKDRLWRNLSRMQSRFGKKEFSFFPQSFILPQDAKLLRKAWESSSRQKWIVKPPASARGIGIQVIHKWSQLPKRRPLLVQRYLHKPYLISGSKFDLRIYVYVTSYDPLRIYLFSDGLVRFASCKYSPSMKSLGNKFMHLTNYSVNKKNAEYQANADETACQGHKWALKALWNYLSQKGVNSDAIWEKIKDVVVKTIISSEPYVTSLLKMYVRRPYSCHELFGFDIMLDENLKPWVLEVNISPSLHSSSPLDISIKGQMIRDLLNLAGFVLPNAEDIVPSSSSPGSASTALACPAPPGRSVEWPRSISLHRR